The Panicum hallii strain FIL2 chromosome 5, PHallii_v3.1, whole genome shotgun sequence genome contains the following window.
CCTCGCCGCCAGGCGTCAGGAGGCACGCCCATCCCGCCCGCACCCTCCGCATGCCTCGCTGATAGGAGGTGGCCCCCGGCCCCCAAGAGGTCCACAGCAACTCGGCGAAGCTCGTGGCGGCAAGGAATTACTCTGCCGGTGATCAACGGTGCTGAATTTTGTAGTTTTGACCCGCGATTCCCTCACCGACGGTGAAGTTCTGGCGAGGGGGGAACCACCGGGACACTCAGAGAGACAAGCCGCACCCAACCCCTAGCTACACACGTGAGCCGGTGATCCgagccggccggcggcgagcggcagcgcAGTCCGATGACGAGGGCTAAGAACGACCGTAGAAAGTCGGTGAACATGATAAAACGAAGGAAGCATGAGCTTTAGGGGATCACCGAGGTTCGATTTGAGCCGTCGTTCGGGGAAAACGGTGGCCGGAAGGTGCAGTTCAATGTTGAGGTCCATGGCGGCGCTTATGGCGGCTAGAACAGATGGGGAATCCACGATTCCCGAGCTGGACGCAGATAGAGCTGGTGTTGGAGCGGCTGGGGAGGAAGCTTGGAGGGTTAAGAAGCTGTCACCGCGAGGAATTTAGAAACAGTGTAGGGAAGGGCTCGGATTTTGGCCGGTGGCACAAGCAGTCCGAGCGGCCAAGCTTTgtctggaggaagaagaaatagaGGAAGGGAAAAGACAGGAAGAGAGGGGACTTACAAGCGGGACCCGCACGTCAGCCGATCCACGTCAGCATCTTTGTCCATATCAGCGCATTAGTACGGCAAAACCACTATGTAAAACTATCTAGGGGGTTATTTAACCGGTTTTGCAAAGTTGAGGGGGTTAAATACCTGGTTTTGTAGTTAAGGGGTTATGTAGCTGAGCATAGATACGTTCAGAGGATTATATAGACTTCTTTTCTACTTTTAGTACTGCATCAACCTTTGCGTGAGCACCTTAGACCAAACCACAATGACTAAGCAGGATTTTTTTCCCTCCtagtaaaagtaaaacttacaGTAATGCTCGACACGGTTGAAATATCTAGTGTTGCATAACCCTTCGATCTGCCGAGCTAGATCACGTGGACAATTCTCATATTCACATTGACAAGTTAGTGTTGGAGAATATGGTTACAAGGTTATCGAGCTCGAAGTTGGACACACCATGATAAACATACTTTATTACCATGTAAAACTACACTAAAGTGTGATTCGGTCCGGGCTTGTTTGATCTAGGGGGTGCAAAATGGATATCTGATTATCTTGTTTATCTAGCATGGTATTTAAAGTATTCATTGCATTTTGTCTAGATTATCCGTTTTATCTGGTACTAATAATAAACCACATCTAATTATATTTAACCGTATCAATGTGCCgtgttttctttttttctgaAAAAATTTCACCCTAGTGCGAGCTATCTCACATTTGCTCAATTCCACGTATCCTCAAAAAAAATTACACATTTTTACTAGAATAATCAATAATATTCTACACAATATCATGTCATTTCATCTTTCATGTCATCCACTGACCAATCCTAATCCCAAATAAAATAGGAAAGGGAAActtctttttaaaaaaatgtgCGCCGTACTAATGCCTTGGGGGAATATTCCACTTTCTATAGGCGCCGGAACATTTCTTCCTCTCCAAACCGTACGGCACGCAACGGAATGGCATATCCGCAAATAAACGGAAAGCCCAGCCCCTCCTCCAAACCCGCGAACCTCCTGTTCGCTCCCCTGCCCCCCTCCGGTCCGCCTCCGTCGCCGTCGTCAAACGCGACGTTTAACGGCGGCGCTGGCCGCTAATCCAGCCCAAACCCGATATATAAGCTCGCGCGGCTTCCCCAGACGCCAAGAACATCACCAGATTACTCGCATAAAGATTTAGATAGCCGCGCGATCGGACTGCAATTGTTGATCGCAGACCAGGCGGACAAGAGCCCTTCTCTGTGTTCACTGGCACGGGCCCCCCTGCGATGGAAGCCGTCGGCGTCGCTCCTGCACCCCTGGCGGCGCCGGTGAAGAAGAAGCTCCTTGACCTGGAGAAAcctttccccgccgccgccgccgcgaacgGCGCGAAGGCGTCACCGGCGGGGAAGTGGGCGATGAAGAAGAAGCTGGTGGGCGGCGACGCGGGCTACGTCCTCGAGGACGTCCCGCACCTCACGGATTATCTGCCCGAGCTCCCGGTGCGTGCGAGAGTCTCCCATGTTCTTGGTGTCTCACGTTGGGGTCGGTTGGTTTCCTGACGGTTAGTTCTCGGCGTGGAAAGCTCTCGAGTCTTTTCGGTCTGTGCCATTTTTTCCCCAGATTTTCGCTGCCTTTTCTTGGTTCCTTTTGGTCTATCTTTGGTTCAGGGCATGCTGATTCTAGTTTGGATTTGAGTTATCACGTATTGATCTCATAGTAAAAGTGATTAGTTCGTCCGATGGAGTTTGCAGCATTAGGGGGAATCAGCATCTGAAAGACTGAAATAGCATATCAGCTTTCAGCTTTATGTTCACTGATTACTGATTTCATCGGTGTTGTCGATCTGCAGACTTTCCCGAATCCCCTCCAAGACAATCCGGCGTATTCGGTCGTCAAGTAAGAATTCTCCTCATTTCGTGCTTCCAATCTACTGTTTCCATCCGAATTTGATTCTTATCCATCCAGACACGGATGTTCCAAAGCTGACCTTTCTTCCCACCACGTGTTCTCTCAGGCAGTATTTCGTCAACCCAGACGACACCGTCACGCAAAAGGTGAGGCTTTTTTTTCCCCGGCAAACAGTGAATTGAAGACTTCAGAGTGATTTTTCTTGGGGCTAATCGTGTGCGTCACTGGTTACAGATTGTTGTTCATAAGACCAGTGCGAGGGGCACTCACTTCCGGCGTGCCGGGCCGCGGCAGAGGGTGTATTTCCAGTCCGATGAGGTGAACGCGGCCATTGTCACCTGCGGAGGCCTCTGCCCCGGGCTGAACACGGTCGTCCGCGAGCTTGTTTGCGGGTTGTATGATATGTATGGTGTCACCAGCGTTGTTGGCATAGAGGTGAGGAGTTTTAGAGTGGCTGTCTTGTGAAAACATTTTAATTCTTTCGCATGTGGAAGTTACAATGCCCCTAGTTAGTTTTTTAGGTGTATCTAACTGCTTTGTTACGATGCTAGCAATGTTCACTAGTTAATTTGGCCCGTTTTTAACTGCTTATTTCGTTGGATTAGCTAAGGTTCAATTATTGACAGTAACAACAATGATAAGCATTTCCTGTTGTCACCTAGCCCCAAGATGTTCTTGTGTAATATCGTATGAAAATATTACTTGTCAACATTTGGATCTGTCTTACTTCATTTTTTCTGGACTAATTATGTGTGTGATATGTAGGGTGGATACAAGGGTTTTTATTCCAAAAATACTATTCCATTGACTCCGAAATCGGTGAACGACATCCACAAGAGAGGTGGGACTGTCCTTGGAACTTCAAGAGGAGGGCATGACACTGCCAAAATTGTCGATTGTCTTCAGGACCGTGGTATTAACCAGGTTTATATTATTGGAGGTGATGGTACTCAGAAAGGTGCTTCTGTAATTTATGAGGTAATACAGGCATGCAGATCATTCTGGAAGTTGCTTGTCCAATGCCAAATGCGTTGTGTGTCTCAGAACTTTTGAAAAATGATTTCAGGAAGTCCGTAGACGAGGCCTCAAATGTTCCGTTGTTGGTGTCCCGAAGACTATCGATAATGACATCGCGGTACTTTCTTCTTTCTAGTGGCCCTGCATCTTTAAAGAGTAATTCATTGTTTATACCTGGGTATAACTTGATGTTGAATTGCTTACACAGGTGATTGACAAATCTTTTGGATTTGACACTGCCGTGGAGGAGGCCCAGAGAGCCATCAATGCTGCACATGTCGAGGCTGAAAGTGCAGAAAATGGCATTGGTGTTGTGAAGCTAATGGGCCGCAACAGTGGTATGTTTATCATCTTATGCAAACTTGCTGCAACTTCTTGTGTCAATTCCTGCATATTTTGCAGCATTTGGTTAAGTTACTAAAGGGCTTTAAATTTCTACTGATGCAGGGTTTATTGCAATGTATGCTACTCTAGCCAGTCGCGATGTGGTATGCTCATATCAGCCTGCTAATTCATCTCATATTTCAACTTGAGAATGAATATAGAGTTACATGGCTGACCACTTCATTCTACTTGTTACCTCAGGATTGTTGTTTAATCCCAGAGTCACCCTTCTACCTTGAAGGGAAGGGAGGGCTCCTTGAGTTCATCGAGAGACGGCTCAAGGACAATGGTCACATGGTCATTGTGGTGGCTGAGGGTGCGGGGCAGGATCTCATCGCGAAAAGCATGAATTTCGTGGACACTCAAGATGCCTCTGGAAATAAGCTGCTTCTGGATGTTGGCCTTTGGCTATCCCAGAAGATAAAGGTCAGATTTGTGGTCCAAGTCTTCATTTCCTTGTCCATGTGGGGACCGACAATGCTCCCTGCCTCATTAACCCATCAATCATTCTATCATAAAAGGATAACTCCCCATTTTCAGTAGTTTTGAACAAAGAGAGTTCTGGGAAATCAAGCCCATGTAGAATTGAATGCTATCTTGTTTCTCTCTGTCCTTTtcttgagctagaacaatggtGTGCCTGATCACATTCCAATACTGAATTCCTATCCTTTCTCGGTCGTGCAGGATCATTTCAAGAAGAAGCCCAACTTCCCCATAACTCTCAAATACATCGACCCGACTTACATGATCCGTGCTGTCAAATCAAACGCATCCGACAACGTCTACTGCACCCTGCTGGCTCATAGCGCCCTCCATGGCGCCATGGCGGGGTACACTGGCTTCACCGTCGCTCCGGTCAACGGCAGACATGCCTACATCCCATTCTATGTAAGTCCAGGGGACCTTCTGTCCAATCGAGCTCAGCTCCTGGACACCACTTGTGCAGGCGGCCTGAAACTTGGACAATCTTTTGCAGAGGATCACCGAGAAGCAGAACAAGGTGGTGATCACGGACCGGATGTGGGCGAGGGTGCTGTGCTCGACGAACCAGCCCTGCTTCCTGAGCCACGAGGACGTGGAGAACATGAAgcacgacgacgacgagcaTCACCTGCACAACACGCAGCTCCTGGAAGGCGAGAGCTCGCCGATGAAGAACTCGGCCAAGTGCAATGGGTCGGCAGCGGGAGTGTGAGGGGCACGAGGATATAGTATTACGCATGTAATTATAGATGATCATTTGGTTTTGGGTGCTGGCGTTGTAGAGAGACAGACCTCTATGATAGAATTGAATCTACTGTGAGCATTTCGTAATAACATGCTTCGCCACAGTAAGCTCAGTTTTGTTCTTGAATGGGCTAATAGTGTTGTATGCCTTCCTGGATCAAGGTAATGGTGCATACGGATCAAAAGTATATAACTTGACATGAAGCATGTTGTTTATGAACAATATTTTGTTAAAATATCATCTAGGTCCAAAGTGCCTGAAAATACCCCTAAGATTTTGACTTGCCAACTTCTCCACCATGATATGCCATATCAACAATCATAGGGGTTAGATGACACATTCGGCAAGTTTAAGGATCCGAATATGTATTTTCAAAGTTCATGTACCTGACACAAGTTCAAGAACCGTCCATGCATTTTATCCAAAAACCACAACCATCCTTGGTTCATAACTAACTGCACTCTCGCATCAGATGTTAAATTTTCAGAACCGATATTCATATAGACGAGTAAGAAGATTGTTCAACAGGGAATGCTAGAATAGTACAGGGCATTTGacggatgagatcacggccctATGACACATACACACTCTAATCCACATTGCTTGGAATTTCCGTTGAGCTACACAGCACTACAAGATGTCTACAACTCGGGGTTGGCTGGGAAAGCTAGGGCCATAGAAGGCAGGGCCGAAGCCATAACACAAACAAGTAAAGAATCCCACTCCCCTCGAATTGGGGAGAGTGGAGGGTGCAGCAGTGATCCGAAGGTGTTCTACCCTCTGTACACGCCGGAGGGATCGGCATTCTGGACAATCCACGGGTGCTCAAGAACTTTGTGAAGAGGGAGCCGGTGCGCTGAGTTCTTTACCAGCATCTGCACAGAACATTTGGTGAGATCCAGGGGACGTTCTTGGCTATCTGATTCTGAACACAACCATTTTTGTAGTCGCCATCGGGGTTGGGAAAAAATTGAGATGGTAACCTCTTACCTGTGAAATGAGGTCCTTTGCAGCAGGTGAAACGAATGGTTTCAATGGGAACTTGAGGTCGACTTTCACTATCCTGTATCCAAGTAAATGTGACAGATTCAGAAACAGCAGTTGTTTCAAGTCACAAACGCGGTTAAGGACAAATATGCTATACAAATGATTTGATCAATTAATTCATGGATGTGCGGAACAAATTTTGATAGATAGAAGAAATCATGGATCTAAAAGCATGTGGAGCTGTGGTGATCAATACAACACTTGTATGTGACTTCAAATTTTGCTTTATAACTGGGAACATCTGTTAAGGTGGCAAAGGATGACACCAATTATCAGATTATTACTCAAAAAGTCAGAAGAAATCAGAGTTGTGGATTGAGGGAGAAGCGCGTATGGAGAAGTTTTTTTTTGAATGAACACGCATATGGAGAAGTTAGTGACAAAATTGCTGCATATTACATTCAGAGCTGTGGAGTTACCTTCGGTATGTCTCTGAATGCTCTTTCGCTTCAAAAGGCGGAACCCCGTAAAGAAACTCATAGCATAATATACCCAAGCTCCAGATGTCAACGTGGTAATCATGCTCTGTTTTCTCAACTGGACAAATCACAGCAGGTCTTAGAATCAAGCAAATCAAGCTAGGCCACTAAAAAACATGAATAAGTTTATAAAAGGATGCAAATGGTTAGCAAAGTACCCATTTCAGGTGGCAGGTAATCTAGAGTTCCACACATTGTCCGCCTTCGGTTGAAGGTGTGGACAGACCAGCCAAAGTCTGCAATTTTAAGCTCGCCCTGTTCAATGGAAACATACAGCAGTTTTAAGTATCCAAAAGCGTACAGCCCCAGGTCAGTAGGACCAAAAAGCATAGTGCAAGTACCTGCGCTCCAATCAAAAGATTCTCCGGTTTAATGTCCCTATGGATGACATGCTTCCCATGAAGGTAGATCAGAGCTCTTGCGAGTGATGCAATGTACTAAAATAAAAAGGAAATCTCCATTACTACTTCCTTGGAAGTAAAGACGGCCTGCAGATGAATTCACCAAGTACATGTGTGGAGCATCACTTACGGTGGCTGATCGTCTCTCAGAAAAATGTTTGCATCTTGTCAACTCCTTGTAGAGTTCTCCCTTGGCAGCATATTCCAAGATCAGGTAAACACGAGTCTGCGAATTCAGTATGACAGACAAATGTTGATCAATCTGGCATAAAAATGAAGCAATAGGTACCTCCATATTAGAAATGTGTATGTTTTACCTGATCATAAAAGTATCCGTACAAGCGAAGAATATTGGGATGACGAAGATGACTCTGAATCTCCACTTCACGGCGCAGCTGATGTTCCACTTGAGATTGTTTGAGTTGGCTCTTGAAAAGAACTTTCAGAGCCACAATCTGATTGCTCTGTTCCATAAACACAAATACTGTAAGCCCTAGCTGCTCACTAGGATGACTTTAACAAAAGGAATACAAATGGCAAAAGCATACTAAAGTATACATTCCAGTGTTCACATTCAGCATGTTTAACGTGGGCAGATTAAGGGCCAGATGAACAGATCATTAATCTCAAGGGTACATAATGGTTCTCTGGTCTGCCATCTCAAAGAGTAAATACACACGGCATAATGAAAAGTTACATTAACCATGTTTACTAGATTTGTATCTTATCTAGCAGGCAGCAGCATCAGAATTTCTACCTCAAAGtatattatatataaaattCATGATGGCAAATATTATGTTTCTGAACTTGGATAATAAAAAAAAACTGAAACATGTAGATAAAAAATTTTGTGCTTATAAACCAAAAAAGTGAACTGCACCAAATTTGCTCTAGAACAGGTGGATCTGAGTTCTGACTATAACATTATTTACAGCGGTAATATTTACTGACTATACCATAATATTAAAAAGTGCATTTCAGTAGATGACCACATGTTACAATACTGAGCTCATCAACTCCCAGCAATCTCAGTGCAGTAAACCATTTGCTTAATTTAGACACCAAATTACAGTGCTAAGTAAACATAAGAAAGCTTAAGCATCTTGTTTACCCTCTTTTCTCTAGCCAAATAGACATGGCCGAACTTGCCCCTCCCAAGTGGTTTGCCAACTTCAAAATCAGACATGACCCACCTCTTCTCCTCATTTGCATGGGCTGAAGCCTGCAAAAGGAAACAAAAGGCGTCATTACCTTTCCTACACTGCAGCCTGCAGGAGTTTATACACCAGATACAAAGCTTGCGACCACTACCACAGTACCCGGAAGGTGCGAATGCTAACCAAACAAAACCTGAAATAGTCATGAATCCTCGTTTGCAAAATCACCCAAATGGAGCGAAATTTAGGGAGAACCAGACCGAGCACGAAATGAAGCGTTAAAATTCTAACCCAAGGTTCTCATGGACCTCAAGCACATAAGAGCAAAAACGAGAGGTTTATTCACTTCATTGACGCTGCACGCCTGTAACCAACCAAGCAAAGGGGGCGCAAATGCTTGCACGAATGGAGGTCAAACCCTAACCATGACTAGGCAAAAGGATTTCTGGAAAATGGACTGGACAACTAATAAAAGCAGCGATATCTTAATACAAGCATCCTGCTGAATATTATATCCACGAAAATAAGGAAAGTCTCCTTGACCCTGCCGAGTCCACAACCAACAGCACCCGCGAAAAGGGGGCAAAAGAGATGGGAAAATCCCCTGGATTTGGCGGACCGGGAAACTAAACCCCCACCGATTTGACCACGAACACGACGATAATCAGACAACACGAGGCTACCAGGACGCAAATCGCTCGCCGAATCCCACGAATCGACCCGCCGAATCACACGACGACCCCCGAATCCTCTCACGACGACCGCAGCGGGATCCGACCAGGGAGGAAGGGGACGGAGAGGAGGCGGAGCGGCGTACCTTGTCCTCGCTGCCGTGCGTCTCGGTGGCGATCGCCATGGCTGGAGCAGCGGAGCGGGCCGGAGGCCtggcgaggaggagcggcgaggcGAGTTTGGAATTTGGGGGCGATCTGGGGCCTGGGGGGATGGGGGACTCGGACACGGGGGCTTTTAAGATTTGGGCGGAGAGCGCAACGGTCGAATCCttcgctcgcctcgcctcgctgGATGCCCGTGCCGCTCACGTGCGGGGCCTCGTTGAGACGGAGTTGGACCGGGCTTGCATGCTGAGGCATCTAAGGCCGCCGAATTGAACGATGGGCTTCCcggagtttttttaaaaaaggggataaaaaaaaacaaaattcgaaaaaggggtgccagttggagaaatttagggaaatgggtgcctcccgtccgctgggagggcggaaagaggcatcccgcccaaccatagggcgggatgctcaaaaaaaatttccagggacctcttcgcgaataaaaaaactttttttattcgcgaagtgGTCCCTggcaggcctcccgcccggccactgggcgggatgcctcccgcccggcaactgggcgggatgcctccctgtgcactgttatttcatgtgtacgTGTTTTCTGGCTTCCAAAATTCATGTGTACGTGTTTTCTGGCttccaaaattcgtaacaattcacagaaaaatccaaaaatagcaaaactagttttgttagaaagtagatttcaaactctataacttttgttaatggagtttagtttgaaacaaaatacttttactcctattttaaaactaagattaaggaaagtttatgcataactttaggatttcatgctttgttgtttatgaagtttggtatgactattctataaactctaggtacctttgtgcaaagtttgaaactcaaatttgatgtaaatttaacttcttttgtcttgaatttttcaaatttgaaatgttaactaaacctaattataacccttttctaattaaaatctattgttattctctaatgtgatattatttaatatctaatatatagtcaaagttctaaaacctataaagttctaaaacctataatcttatgctcctggttcattttgttatattttttcttagattatttgtttcagaaactatttgaaattcagaattttttcaaatataagattcattcgccatactcttatgtatgcacataaaatATTAATTCAATTTTgcaaagaagattacggtatcgaaaactcgtacgaagatagttaaacgataacgtttgcaacgtagaatctaaatattacgatagtacaatacatgaagccatttaaaataaaataatatgataatgaacattacaaatattacaaatacatgaatccaaatattgtgtcttcagtcaatgcggcaaatattacaaatacgtatctaggtctgatagaatctcaacgcagcaaatattacatatgagcaaacaacgtttaaatagaattacaactaaatgatgcctgatgacgtactagcactcgatcggcgacgtctcccacttcttgatgcaaccggaggtcttccatctgtagcatcacctgtagggccagcttcagcacaactggagccagcatcattggttggacaacgtttatacgtgtgtccaatctgattacatgcactgcagcgttgtatcctcggacggagctctgactcatccatatcattacgaatacgccgtgactgacggcgtcctctcttaacccgtgatgatcttgggtctggaatatagataacaggattcgctgtctcagtgaacgatccaaccaaacggaacccatagatctcatactgccaggtgctagcaattgtctcctttctgaagtaatgtgaaacatatatatcgataGGATGTCCAGTAtctgcacaagcagccattacatgagaacaaggtaagtgtagcaacttgggcctcatgcatgagcaacaacaagttccatcgaacttgagaatgcactcctttacaggagtttgacgcctcatgccatgtcgcgccct
Protein-coding sequences here:
- the LOC112891690 gene encoding ATP-dependent 6-phosphofructokinase 6-like, which codes for MEAVGVAPAPLAAPVKKKLLDLEKPFPAAAAANGAKASPAGKWAMKKKLVGGDAGYVLEDVPHLTDYLPELPTFPNPLQDNPAYSVVKQYFVNPDDTVTQKIVVHKTSARGTHFRRAGPRQRVYFQSDEVNAAIVTCGGLCPGLNTVVRELVCGLYDMYGVTSVVGIEGGYKGFYSKNTIPLTPKSVNDIHKRGGTVLGTSRGGHDTAKIVDCLQDRGINQVYIIGGDGTQKGASVIYEEVRRRGLKCSVVGVPKTIDNDIAVIDKSFGFDTAVEEAQRAINAAHVEAESAENGIGVVKLMGRNSGFIAMYATLASRDVDCCLIPESPFYLEGKGGLLEFIERRLKDNGHMVIVVAEGAGQDLIAKSMNFVDTQDASGNKLLLDVGLWLSQKIKDHFKKKPNFPITLKYIDPTYMIRAVKSNASDNVYCTLLAHSALHGAMAGYTGFTVAPVNGRHAYIPFYRITEKQNKVVITDRMWARVLCSTNQPCFLSHEDVENMKHDDDEHHLHNTQLLEGESSPMKNSAKCNGSAAGV
- the LOC112891692 gene encoding serine/threonine-protein kinase Aurora-2, which codes for MAIATETHGSEDKASAHANEEKRWVMSDFEVGKPLGRGKFGHVYLAREKRSNQIVALKVLFKSQLKQSQVEHQLRREVEIQSHLRHPNILRLYGYFYDQTRVYLILEYAAKGELYKELTRCKHFSERRSATYIASLARALIYLHGKHVIHRDIKPENLLIGAQGELKIADFGWSVHTFNRRRTMCGTLDYLPPEMVEKTEHDYHVDIWSLGILCYEFLYGVPPFEAKEHSETYRRIVKVDLKFPLKPFVSPAAKDLISQMLVKNSAHRLPLHKVLEHPWIVQNADPSGVYRG